The Candidatus Latescibacterota bacterium genomic sequence GAGATGTATTGCGACCTGATAGGTGATTATCCATTCTCGAAATTCGCACTCATCGAAAATTTCTGGGAGACCGGCTATGGTATGCCTTCGTTCACTCTGCTTGGTGAGAAAGTTATAAGATTTCCCTTCATACTTCACTCTTCCTATCCGCACGAACTTCTTCATAACTGGTGGGGAAACAGCGTATATGTAGATTTTGAACAGGGAAACTGGTGTGAGGGGCTGACAACCTACATGGCCGATCACCTGATAAAAGAACAACGAGGGCAGGGGGCACAGTACCGGAGAAATACGCTGCAGACTTACACGAACTATGTGAATACCGGCAACGATCTTCCTCTCAGCGATTTTATCTCCCGTCATAACGCGGCGACCGCGTCTGTCGGCTATGGTAAGTCCCTGATGATGTTCAACATGCTCAGGCAAATGGTAGGAGACGAAGCGTTTGTCAAGGGAGTCAGACTTTTCTATGAGAAGAACAGGTTCAGAGCTGCGTCATTCGATGATATCCGAAGAGCTTTCGAAAATGTCTACGGACGTGGACTGGTCACATTCTTCAGTCAGTGGGTCGCGCGGACAGGCGCTCCTGAACTGAGGATAGAGGACGCATCCCTCAACGGCTCTGACGGTCGGTGGACGATCGATCTGACCATGGAACAGATACAGGAAGATGATGCATATACGCTTGAGATCCCGATACTTATTTCTTTTGCTGACAGCCAGGCCACTTGAAAAATAATGATGTATGGAAAGCTGGAACGGTTCGGCCTCTCTTACCGGGACCGGCCACTTCATATAGATGTGGATCCCGCGTTCGACCTGTTCAGGAGACTTCACTACAACGAGATCCCACCGGCCTTTTCCGGGGCTTACGGCGCTGACAAGGTGACGATAGTCCTTCCATCAAAGGTCGAAGAACAGAGGATGAATGCATATTCAGAGCTGGCTGGAGAGTGGGCGGGCGACCCTTCGATCGATGTGGAGATCACAAGGGACGATCAGTTGAAGGAAATTCCGGGAGACAGGGCCGTATGGCTCTTCGGTAAGGATAACCTGCTGATCCAGCTAGTGAAGAAAGGGTTGGAGGGAAGGGACGCGGAGATCTTCGGAGATAAGGTTCAGCTTGGCGAGAGTGAAACCAGTTACGAGGGAAACAGCTTTATGGTCGCGGTACGTCATCCTGACGATCCTTCTGCCATTCTAGCCTGGCTTACAATTGGAGATCCCGAAGCTGTCACCGGGCTTGCCAGGAAGCTTCCGCATTACGGGAAATACGGATACCTTGTTTTTGAGGGAACCGAACCGGAGAATATTGTAAAAGGTCAATGGGAAACGGTCAGATCTCCCATGTCGTTCTCACTGCCCGACGCAGGGAGGGGCGACGCGGCGGCAGGACTTCCGAAACGAGAACCTCTTGCCAGACTGGCACCTCTCTTCTCGTCCGGGAGAATGATGGATGATATCAGATATCTTGCGGATGAGGGACTGGAAGGCAGAGGACTCGGGACACCCGGAATCCAGAAGGCTGCCGAGTATATCGCGGACCGATTCTCGGAGGTGGGGCTCACCCCCGCAGGAGATAACGGAACATATTTCCAGGAGTGGGAGGATCATATAAACGGGGATGGTCTTCGGGGCAGGCTGGTCAATGTGATCGGTGTATTGCCCGGGGTGGATAGCGGGCTCGACAGCGCATCGGTCGTCGTCTGCGCTCACTATGATCATCTTGGGCTGGGTTGGCCGGACGTTCGCAAAGGTAATGAAGGAAAGATCCACCCGGGAGCGGACGATAACGCCAGCGGAATTGCCGTGATGATCGAACTCGCCACTCATCTGGCGAGGACAGCCAGCCCTGCGCGAAGTGTCGTATTCGCCGCGTTTACTGCCGAGGAGAGTGGGCTGAGAGGATCGAAGTACTATGTAAATGAGATGTCAAGTTATCCGGTCTCGAAATGTATCGGCGCGATCAATCTCGATACCGTGGGGCGTCTCGGGGACGGTAAGGTGATGGTTCTGAACAGTTCCAGTGCTCGCGAATGGCGGTTCATGTTTATCGGGAGCAGCTATGTGACCGGTGTGGAATCGGAGATAATAATTAAGGATATTGATGCCAGCGACCAGGTCAGCTTTATCGAGGCCGGTGTGCCTGCTGTACAGATATTCTCAGGGCCACACGGGGATTACCACAGAC encodes the following:
- a CDS encoding M20/M25/M40 family metallo-hydrolase, which translates into the protein MMYGKLERFGLSYRDRPLHIDVDPAFDLFRRLHYNEIPPAFSGAYGADKVTIVLPSKVEEQRMNAYSELAGEWAGDPSIDVEITRDDQLKEIPGDRAVWLFGKDNLLIQLVKKGLEGRDAEIFGDKVQLGESETSYEGNSFMVAVRHPDDPSAILAWLTIGDPEAVTGLARKLPHYGKYGYLVFEGTEPENIVKGQWETVRSPMSFSLPDAGRGDAAAGLPKREPLARLAPLFSSGRMMDDIRYLADEGLEGRGLGTPGIQKAAEYIADRFSEVGLTPAGDNGTYFQEWEDHINGDGLRGRLVNVIGVLPGVDSGLDSASVVVCAHYDHLGLGWPDVRKGNEGKIHPGADDNASGIAVMIELATHLARTASPARSVVFAAFTAEESGLRGSKYYVNEMSSYPVSKCIGAINLDTVGRLGDGKVMVLNSSSAREWRFMFIGSSYVTGVESEIIIKDIDASDQVSFIEAGVPAVQIFSGPHGDYHRPSDTIDKIDEEGLVKIASFTREAILYLVEREEPLSYSGPAPSASASGSPAGGHPGGRSGSRAGSPSRRVSTGCMPDFAFSGKGVKVSSVSDGSAADAAGIIPGDVIIRLGSIDIHDLKGYSSALKSFEPGDEVDIVVLRRGNEIKSRILLQER